agccgttttattaatttcaattaaaaccacctatatgtagttggtacaaaaaatgttgaaacggctgttgtcgactcgccgtacggccgccgtagagcaaatgtgaccatggtctTACAAACTGCGTAGGTCTCTTGCTTTTACTTGTAAGAACGTAACCTCTGGTCTCTATATACGGCCTCTCGATCTTAACATTAAAACACTTGTTTGATATAAGTCGGTGTATTATTTGTGCGACTTCCCATGGCGAGTATTGGTACAAGGGATGGTAACTATATAAAGCATTGTATCTATATTTGGAATCGAGTTTCCATTTTACAGGGGAAAATCATTGTCTTGttgcatttcaaaaattattgatACAGGTAGAAAGAGCGGGGTGGGgggcaaaaataaagaatattctCTTTTTAATTCGACGGAAGAAATGAAGCTCCATTGAGACAAGGAAACGAAATGCACATAAAAATTCAGTAGGATGGAGAAAGGGCATTGCTCAGCTATGTTAAGACCAcattcttaaaacaaatcagtcaaattgactagactagtagtcagctgggtgcaactgatatgtcaagtcacatttctgacatacattctagtcagaaataactatgTTCTAgaaaaatacgactagaaaatacTTAAATtcgactagaataacagttgcacccagctgaccctatattaactagtcattttgattgatttctttttagagTGCACCGCATCCATGATAGTTGGGGGaaggaaatgggggggggggcgatagACATTCGGTAGTTTGACGTTATGCAGATCTCACGGATAAAATCTGTTTATcagataattcatttttatttttgcgaACTGAATCGTAGCCCCAAgatgttgtttgttttttcaaggGAAAAATCATGCGAGGGAGTCAGTTTTACAAAAATTGCAAGTATAAATAACTTATTCGGTTATCATGAAAAGCAAGTGATAcatcattaaaatatatatgtaaatctACGTGCCTAGTTTGTAAATAATAAGTGCACTGCGAAAAacccggtgttgatttaacaccggtcaggaatctatatatgtccacaccagagaagtattgaaacaacaccatttTTAAACCGATCCTGTTTTAAAACTAATTGGTgatgtataaacacctatctggtgttagactaatatcaaaccggtgttgtttaacacttctctggtgtggacatatatagattccgggctgttGTTAAATCATTGTCATCACTTTTGTCAACCAGCGTAATCCTCGTTGATTAGGGAATGATATTTGCATACGTTTATTGACAATTTTAGgcgttgttggctttccatagatgcGAGAGATTAGATCAATCCTATTCATTTGTGAGATGTagactggggagcgtttcatcaatattttcatccgacaggttgtcagatctgacatctttccttgattctgattggctgagaggcactgttcctatggcaactgtcggataaactggtacttgtcggataaaatgtccgacaagtcctttcatgaaacaaccCCCAGGTCTACCCATGCTCTAGGACGGTCTTagcattaacatgattaatgttCCAAGGacgtatataaaaaaacaacttcTCAGCACAGTACTGAactatgaaacataattatgaacatCATAACATCGAtatcttaaagtgattggttaacattggtttgacttttaaaaaatctgagctagaaggtcacacttaaTTTGttacctgtgtctgtgatatgttataaaaatgaagcccagaaaaaattgcgttcgaaaataattatttagtgcttcaaaaattgaaatataaagtgaccggaaacaccatcttaatttcatcccttacacttatgtgtactatttaggtgtctataagacgcctatttacaaaatcggggtttgccttgtagttttagcttttcattctcaataatggttgttttcagggtttattagttctaatacatgcacttgtacacatgtttcatcttggtttgaattttttttaaatcagctgctcacaaagttaaacaataccttttaGAAAAACAATGCTGCTGCTGATGGGATTATTGTAATAGATACATGGTTACATAAACAAATCTATAAAATTCCTGCAATTCTTGGTAGTAAGGTACCGGTAAGggtgaagagaaaaaaaacagtgcTTATGtcaggaaaaaaagatgaaaagtctTAGTCATCAATTTCGCCTTTAGTATATTCAGCATTATCagggatttatttttaaaatgaaaaataagtttatACATAAATTTGGAAAATAATCACCAAGCATGCAAAATGTACTATATCAAGTATTGtattaaaaatcacaataacTTCATACAATCACCCAAACAGTTATcaaatgaatttacaaaaacaaaaataattatactCGTTTTCAGATACTTCTGATAAAAAAGTCGTTAAACAATAAATTTGATCAACAGAAGATTATCATCTTATATAAATCCAGTATCATATTCAAAgtattgtcaagaaaacaagaTTTACAGCTTTTGCATGACCGAGTATTCTGGTATGACATGTTTACAGGAGAACCACAAATATCTTTTAATCGGATAACCCCATGGTGGGGAAATGATAGCAGACCAAAACATAGAAATAAATTGTTCACGTTCTTTTGAGGGATACGATATTTTGTAGACTCAGAACTTCCATCTTCAAGTGAAGCAAATCATACAATTTGTATCTACCATCTATATAGAAAAAGTGACTTTGTGAcgatttgtgaaatatatcatctTATCATATTTAATGTGCgataaaattattaaaaaaataataacaaagaaCTGCACAGATATGTGCAAGATGAAAGAACAAATAATGGTTAACTACAAGAATAAAGTCATTCATAGTCAGTAATGTAAGCTTAAATACAATTAATGCCATTATCCCATGCTAGAACAGAAACATAAATAACGTATAACTTTTTTTGGAAACTTTGTACCCATAGAAAAAAGGAgggtttttttcatttagtttaCACCGCTTTTTTATGATAAGCGCTCCCCAATCTTGGCGAATATGTAATCGGATAACTTTGTACTATATAAGGTATTACTGTCGTATATTCGTAAGAAACGTTGTCATCATCtcaatctttctttctttgtacttcaataataatatttacacatttttatattgttatgaagcggaagcaaaattaattcaaatcaaatcaaatcaaaatcatgagAGGAAATCAAAGCATTGAAAATCGCAGTAGTTGTATTCTTCAATTTCTGAGGGTTTATGGCTCATTACAGTATTTAATTGaagataacatttttattttttgatgttAAGATGCaattaaatataaacaaaaatacgaATTACTGAATTGGGAATCGCAGTACACAGTGGCCAACAATTCGAGATATAGCGTTACAACCCATGCAACATTATGGATACGTTTTTATCTGTAATCCGATCTGTTCACTTCTGGATTACCTTTGATGGCTAAACGGGCGTGTATCTCGATGTACTGTGATGGTAATTGTTGTTTAATCGAGCATTATTGCGGCATGGTAGTATCTTCAGGAgctcatgaataaataaatgatatactTCCCCCGTAATTGGTACTCGGTTACTACCCCGTATTATTATGCCTGTTATCCTTTATAAAATGACCCCTTTCAGAATGCTCTCAGTCGATCTCCATCATTAAGTCTTAGTTTCTTAAAGAGTCATTTGATGAATGTGGATGTTATAATGTCCATTGTTCCAAATATTTTTGGTGAAATTGTCACCAGAATATTCACTTCTAATCATAGCCATGATTATCAGttttaacatcatcatcattatggtaATCATTAATATTACAAGTAGAAATATCGTCGTAGCGACGGTGTTAGTAGTGGTATTGGCTGCGGTGGTTGTAGTTGTacagtaatagtaatagtagtagtatagtagtagtagtaatagtagtagtagtagtggtggtggtagtagtagtagcattgtagtagtagtagtagtagtagtggtagcatTCGTAGTAGCAATAGTACTCGTAGTAATGTCAGCAGTACAAGGATGTGCTATTTGCAGTCTTTGTTGtcttttgtaattaaaataatagtGGTAGAAATGGTGTTAGTTATAATATTAGAATATGATGTGGAGGTAATATCTAAAATCTTCTTGTTTGTTTCTGGATCCCCAAAATAACCAAACACATTTCAACACTctgaaacaaataaaatgtgtaATGCAACGAATTGAATACAGTTTTTTCCAATGAAAAAATGGAGtgttatgaacatgatgaaatgggTAAATATTAGCTCTAATATCCGGCTCTGAATATGTCATATCTAAACGTGACATGATTCAAACCCAACGTAAGTGCGATGCACGATTCAACGTTTACCTAACACCATTATTTCTTGAATCTAAGTGTGCAAATATCTCACGTTTCTaccaaaaacaataaaagaccAATATCCACCTCGATCGCATTTATGGCACAATGGCTTGactctacatgtagtttgttaAAGGTTTAATAAAGGTTAAATCTTGTTCAAGAAAATAGAAAGTGGTATGTTATTGTGCATATAGTATTCTCACGCCACTATTACAATGTGACCTTTACAACATTAATTTTTACCAGACAAAATAAAGACGAATTTTGCtgcaataaatacataaaaaccTGCGTTCAAAATATATGACTCTTGTAGTATCGAATACAACGTTATCTTTGAACATTATTCAAatgtatttattcttttatcatAATTCACAGAAGAATTGATATTTAAAGAGTATAAGAAGAAGTATAACAGAAGCAATAGCAACAATAGGAGTAAAATGTGTAATCATTATTAGAAACATAAGCAGTATATACGGGTAAcggtagtagtagttgtagtagtagtagaagaggaggaggaagaagacaaCAGGAAAGAGAATAATGagatgaggaagaagaagatgtagtagtagtagttgttgttgtagtattagtagtagtggtagtagtagaagtagtagtagtagtagtaatagcaattgtagtagtagtagtactactacttctactactactgctaccactactactattattactacttctagtagtagtagtagtagtaattttagtagtagtagtagtagtagtagtagtagaagaggaggaagaagacaaCAGGAAAGAGAATGAGATGAGGAAGAAGAtgttgtagtagttgttgttgtagtattagtagtagtggtagtagtagtactagtaatttgcaactacttctactactactactactactactactactactactactactactactactacaactactaccactactactattattactacttctagtagtagtagtaatagttttagtagtagtagtaatagtagaattAGAATTGGTAGTAGtgtattaatagtagtagtaaaaagagtatttttagTAGTCGTAAGTTTAGTTACGAAGTTCAGAAGACGATGCAGAAGAAGGAAGGAGGAGGAGTACGAGGAGGAGAATGAATTGTTGTAGTTGCTATGGTAGTTGCAGTATAGCTGCATAGAGCGATTCcccgtgtcgtacgggacatttcgaCAGTTTCTACCTTAATGTTAGAGAAATAAGCTATCAATGGgttgtcatgtgaaaaactgatTACCAGCAACAACATTCTGGTTATGGGTGAAATAAAGGTAAAAAGGGTTCCCTTTAAATACGACAACTTTCTCACCTCTAATTCTCCCATGTACCACATGTCTTTGATGATTGTCATCTTTTCAAATGTTTACCCAGTAGGACTTTATTATTAccgaaaatgaattaaagtgactcgtttgtttggacagcagctattgaaaaatgttgtgaaaatggtaGATTTTAAAAGATGGAATCGCCCTATTAGGAGTGGTTAATAATATCAGTGAAAGCAGTAGTAGTGATAGCATAAGTAGTCGtatagagtagtagtagtagtagaaacaACAGTAGcaatagtatagtagtagtagcaacatCAATAGCGACAGAAGcagcagtagtatagtagtggtagtagtagaagaagtaaaagtagtagtagtagtagtagtagtagtagtagtagtagtagcagcagtagcagcagcagcagcagcagcagcagcagtagtagtagtagtagtagtagtagtagtagtagtagtagtagtagtagtagcagatcacagaaaaaatatattccgcCCACTTTCAGGATTGACACAATAAGCccttgatacatgtatgcagtataTGTCGTCATGTTTTTAATATCCATGATTTGTGATGGAATAAAATGGAAATATCCCCGCTATCTATTTTCAACACTAATCACTTTGCAATTTTTCCGCCTAAAACTGGCGGCATCGTAGGTCACCACCAAAGGCTACAGTGCACGTGTGTATGTATTCTTTTGTACTTCTTGAGAAATATGAATCTATTTGCATATCGTTGTCACTGCATCCTTTCTACCTCCAAGATTGTATGAATCCATACCATATTATTAGGTAAACGagacatttgctccggtcttgatatctcagagggcaAAGTTTTacagttaggattgtaatagttTCCGAttcataaaaatgtaaatatgcactgttagaaaatctatccttaaaataaaagaagttcctgcagcagagtctcgagaacacctgtaatcttaccagattgcgtaatcttacagcaaaatggtatttggtgtatggcgTTTtataaatttcctttaatattacacccttttcccctttttaaacagaactgttctgttaaattgcagaatatccctgttttgtgaatttacagaatgattctgttattgctttttgcacAATCTTCTgcaaaatcagttttttttaacagtgtgaggACAATGGTTTGTGTAGAATTGGACGTTTGTTTATATGTTTTGCTCAACGTGCACATTTGccatcagagcaattgtcaccgcagcaaaatgtcatggaaccaattATTACCACTATTAGGCCTATCTATTAACCATCCAATGATCACTTAGTAACAATATTTTTCCCCATGTATTAAGTATGGTTCCCCCCATGTATTAAGTAAGTTGAGGGGAAGGGGATGCGagattttgatatgtattaTACCGTCCGCTGTACCATGATATCGTTTGACCATTACTCAAAACATTAAAGTCCCTTATTGATAAAGAAATGCtgtttgattgaaaatcaagtgCGTTTGCATTTTGGACTTGCAGTACATTAAGACGCAGACGTCTGGGCAACAAGACTTTTTGTAAGTGGTCTGAATcactttatatatatttatatatatatatatatacacataacAAGACGGACTTGGAACGTCTCTTCGTTATACCATTCTACCATGTTATCGGTTTGGTACTCGTATTCTGCAATCGATTCGAATCGCTgagacgatgacgatgatgattacgGTGAGGATAATATCGCCTGTTGGATTCTTGGTGGTGGTGAGCTTGGAAATGATGATTGTGCTGTGTGACTGGTGTTAGTCTAATGATAGGTGCTCCCCTGCCTTGTCCACTACCTTGAGGGTTTGTTGAGTCCACGCCACACTTCTGCAGGGCTTTTTTCATGGCCTTGCGAAAGTTTTCAGACATGATGGAATAGATGATGGGGTTGAGACACGAATTGATGTAAGAAAGGCACAGAGAAGCGGCTTTGAGTTTGATCGTTCCTTCGTTGTAAGGAAAGTCGCCATAGCTCTGCCACATGAAGATGAGGTGATGGGGGAACCAGCACAAACCAAAGACAAGCACAACTACAGAAACCATTATCGTTACTTTTCGCTTAGACTTGCCCATATTGGATTCGCGCGACCCTTTCATGATGCGGAGAGTCTTCCAAAGAGCATGCAGGATCATCACGTAAGCGCACGTCACGAAGAACAGCGGTAACAGATAGCCCACTAAGAATACAAATGTAAGGTATGTTTTCCGGGCATCCAGGGTCGGCCATACGGTCTGGCAGAGTTGCATACCTTCGCCGTAGTCTGTGACTTCATTGTAAACCAAATGTGGAGCAGCACAAGCGGATGAAACAATCCAAATTGACGTGACAATGATTTTTGCATTTGAAATGGAACGATGTTGTATCAACTTTAACGGATACACCACTGCTGAGAACCTGTCCAGGGACATAGCTACCAGTGTAAATATGCTTGCTAACATTGACGCGTGTACCAGGAACTCGTAGAGCTTACATATGATCAACCCTAAATGCCAAGATTCCGATGTGAAAATGACGACTGATATAGGCacacaaaatacaagaaataagAAATCTGCTACGCCGAGGTTAAGTATGAAGACGCTCATCGTCTTGTGTAAGCCCTTTAATCGGTTACGTGTAACAACGATTACTAACGAGTTTCCTACGATCCCGACAAAACAGATAAACCCAGCAAACACGGAGAAAATGATATTGAAGTTGTCGCGAGACGGGTACGGAGGCATCGTGTAGTTATAATCGAAGGAATTATCACTTGTAAACTCGCTTTCTGACACCATCTTTGCATTACTATTAACACCAGAAGAAAAGTTTCCCATAGCATCCATCGAAACTGCCCTCCAGAGGTGGTGCGTTGTTTGAGGAATTGCTCAATACATGTCTCTTTTATAACGTTCGAACGCAGAGgcttatcaaaataatttagtttccgTCACTGTGAATGAAGGCGATGTTGTCTGATCTCGTGCAAATGTCCAAGGTTACCGTGAATAATAGCAATTTGAAGAAACATCCCCTTGAGTCCACCTGATGCCCTACTTTCTCATCTCCTCTCTTGCGTACTTTCTCTAAGGTCAATTCCAGGTTTGAAAAATACTCAAGATGATTACACTTGCACCATACCaacattctttattttccaagtgATACGCACGCTATCCTATCTTAAGGGCTTGAAGGGCATGCTGTTTTAATGAGCACTCTTCAGTAATCACAGTAacgaattttatgaaaattggcAATCATCATTCTACTCCCATTGGCATAATAAAGAGTTATGGCTAAATAAAGTGAAGAAATCAGATAAAGAGATCACGTTTTTGGTCATTGAAAGTCCTTTGAGATCTACTTCAGATATGAACGTACTACAGCAACACGTGACAAAGTGTTACACGCGCGAAGTAGTCCAGACTTCCACTTCCGGCCAGACTTTCCTGATGATGATCTACAATTTATATCAACGTGTTGAGCCGTACTTTATGACGTGCAATGAATCAGAATGTAATAATGCAATATCATACATAACGTCACCtccgttttttttaatttcctttctAGGTTGTAATGGCCATTACCCCGAGGTAATTTCCGAGAGTTGATCTGAAAGCCATGGGAAGCTGATCCAACGCGCTGATAGGACAACGCAGTAGAATGAAAGACATGTGATCTCAGAAGTGTTCCTAATCACCAAGGAACTGTCGGTGCAAAGAGTAGTCCGGGTTTATCCATCCtgtagaaaaataaagaaaatcgaTAACAAAGGTAAGTGTcagtcgatttttttttcaaaataaactaaacgaatctttgaaaaaaaatcaatctagATGATAGTCCAAAAGGTTTTCACGTTTTATTTTCTAACGGGCTCAAACTTATGTAATAATGGATTAAAAGAAAGTAAGCGAGAGAAGTAGTGTAGCTTTCATATTGTGAAAACTTTATAAAGGAGTTAGATGAATACAACGAAACTATACGCTTTTTCTTATCAACAATAGCAAAGAGGCTCGAAGAGAATATAAAGGTGAAGATATCTCCCATAGTACGTCTCTCGCTTTACAGAAAGCCTCGAATACTTATTAAATGGATGTATCGCGTTTCTGAACGAGCTTAAGGGGAAATATTTCCACTCAGCTTAAGTTATCATTTTCGTTCAGGTACATTTGAAAAGAAAGTAAGGATCAATAAGGTTTCCGGTTTTCTCATCTCATTTTTCCCAACAATGCTTTCGTGCATACGTAAATCTGTACTACGTCAATTCATTCGTTCCTATCACGGTACACGACGTGCAAGCCGTGATTCCTACTACGTAGGATTCTTCTTTAAAGACCGCTTCAGATGGGTTCTGGAACGTTCTCTTGAAACACATGGAGGAAAACacaataaaatgcattaaatATACGATTTCCAAAGCATGATACTGACATTGCAGATCTCGCGATTAAAGCTGGCTTCAAATTCTACTTAATGTGTGCGTGTATAACATTAACAAGTAACCTATGCTGAGTTTATAATGATCTTCTGTTAACGTAATAATGTagaaaattatggaaaataattacatgaaaataaatcatttggatgactaaaaatatgtttcaaagAAAGGGGAAATGAGAGGTGAAGAGGAGGAGATTGAAAGAGTGAGAAGCAGAagtagatgatgataatgaagagggTGATGAtacagaaggaaaagaaaatatttaaaaaaggaaaatataaagaagtaaatgacgaaaaagaagaaaaaaggaagaaagaggagga
This genomic window from Lytechinus variegatus isolate NC3 chromosome 10, Lvar_3.0, whole genome shotgun sequence contains:
- the LOC121423332 gene encoding galanin receptor type 1-like, which gives rise to MDAMGNFSSGVNSNAKMVSESEFTSDNSFDYNYTMPPYPSRDNFNIIFSVFAGFICFVGIVGNSLVIVVTRNRLKGLHKTMSVFILNLGVADFLFLVFCVPISVVIFTSESWHLGLIICKLYEFLVHASMLASIFTLVAMSLDRFSAVVYPLKLIQHRSISNAKIIVTSIWIVSSACAAPHLVYNEVTDYGEGMQLCQTVWPTLDARKTYLTFVFLVGYLLPLFFVTCAYVMILHALWKTLRIMKGSRESNMGKSKRKVTIMVSVVVLVFGLCWFPHHLIFMWQSYGDFPYNEGTIKLKAASLCLSYINSCLNPIIYSIMSENFRKAMKKALQKCGVDSTNPQGSGQGRGAPIIRLTPVTQHNHHFQAHHHQESNRRYYPHRNHHRHRLSDSNRLQNTSTKPITW